The Microbacterium foliorum genome has a window encoding:
- a CDS encoding ABC transporter ATP-binding protein, whose protein sequence is MTHATEGAGASVAPVLSVSALTKRYRGGQGITDASIEVAPSALVGVIGPNGSGKTTLVHSIVGLLEPDAGEVLIDRSPAADLDAKRKLGFVPDELPLPSSLSGNEFIDYLARLQPGFDSEWKDYLCEILGLTDHLARFIGDYSHGMKKKIQFVAALAHTPRLLVLDEPFRGLDPEAAICIRALIDAHRARGGGVLVATHDLLFAEQFCTSVVILADQRVAASGHPAALREESGAASLEEVFLHVSGLASQVLTVESGIAARFPVHARL, encoded by the coding sequence ATGACGCATGCCACCGAGGGTGCGGGCGCGAGTGTCGCGCCCGTGCTCTCCGTGAGCGCTCTGACGAAGCGTTACCGGGGCGGACAGGGAATCACCGACGCGAGTATCGAGGTCGCGCCCTCCGCCCTCGTAGGGGTGATCGGCCCGAACGGCTCCGGCAAGACGACTCTCGTGCACAGCATCGTCGGACTGCTCGAGCCCGACGCCGGTGAAGTGCTGATCGATCGGTCTCCCGCCGCGGATCTCGACGCCAAGCGCAAGCTCGGCTTCGTCCCGGACGAGCTGCCGCTTCCGTCGAGTCTGAGCGGAAACGAGTTCATCGACTACCTCGCCCGCCTGCAGCCGGGATTCGATTCCGAGTGGAAAGACTATCTCTGCGAGATACTCGGCCTCACCGACCACCTGGCGCGGTTCATCGGCGACTACTCACACGGTATGAAGAAGAAGATCCAGTTCGTCGCCGCCCTCGCCCATACTCCGCGGCTCCTGGTCTTGGACGAGCCGTTCCGCGGTCTCGACCCCGAGGCCGCCATCTGCATCCGTGCGCTCATCGACGCACACAGGGCGCGTGGCGGCGGGGTGCTGGTCGCCACACACGATCTCCTCTTCGCCGAGCAGTTCTGCACCAGCGTCGTGATCCTCGCAGATCAGAGAGTCGCGGCCTCCGGGCACCCTGCCGCCTTGCGCGAAGAAAGCGGCGCCGCGTCACTCGAAGAGGTGTTCCTGCACGTGTCGGGGCTCGCCTCTCAGGTGCTCACGGTGGAGTCCGGTATCGCTGCCCGATTCCCCGTACACGCCCGACTCTGA
- a CDS encoding putative glycolipid-binding domain-containing protein, whose translation MRLTTLPGGASWTHTGVRAGFEVAFFQVLSGGHRLTGHTTAHESSALWSVGYDVSVDRSWTTVAVQASSLTNTGRSEVTLARDDAGRWTVNGEPRPELDGCVDVDFESSAVTNTLPVHRLDFIEGVGVDVPAAFVRAEDLRVERLEQRYTLIDAGPDLMVFHYESSTFEFTCDLRYDSSGLVLEYPGIAIRES comes from the coding sequence ATGCGGCTGACGACACTGCCCGGCGGGGCGAGCTGGACCCATACGGGAGTGAGGGCCGGGTTCGAGGTCGCCTTCTTCCAGGTACTGAGCGGCGGCCATCGGCTCACCGGCCACACCACCGCGCACGAGTCCTCTGCGCTGTGGTCGGTCGGCTACGACGTGAGCGTGGACCGCTCGTGGACAACGGTGGCGGTGCAGGCGTCCAGCCTCACGAACACGGGGAGGAGTGAGGTGACGCTGGCGCGCGACGACGCGGGGCGGTGGACCGTTAACGGCGAGCCGCGACCTGAGCTCGATGGGTGTGTCGACGTGGATTTCGAGTCGTCCGCCGTGACGAACACGCTCCCGGTTCATCGTCTCGACTTCATCGAGGGAGTCGGCGTCGACGTGCCGGCGGCTTTCGTTCGAGCCGAGGACCTGCGGGTGGAACGGCTCGAGCAGCGCTACACGCTGATCGACGCCGGTCCCGACCTGATGGTCTTCCACTACGAGTCATCGACTTTCGAGTTCACGTGCGATCTGCGGTACGACAGTTCGGGGCTCGTCCTGGAATATCCGGGCATAGCGATCAGAGAATCCTAG
- a CDS encoding Ig-like domain-containing protein: MRARRTMSGDEMSPRRIENGTGGVSPRRRVVAIVVAMLMGIAGLLGGALPAAAAPTVTYPGAISNVVLEGQNGGGPLEQWQTVRISGDWSVPEGAHAGETFGMTLPAEFSRQSAGTFDILDPETNEVMATCVVAAGQGPEMVCTLTDAVEGKEDVGGAFWMQARASQSTTNETVDFDLGDTIEIVDLPGDGGIVPANPTEQAKPYKFGGQTTTDGRLKWVVGVPSGYVTDGSFTIADTLDGTHSAHHYTGEVLLRQQAVENGQLAGGWTVLGPESYQAVFADDGGSFRFTASGLPAGGFAYELIYYTQADGPVAPGEIFGNKAVVNTFETSATHTVTETGGGGGTGVDFTRFSITKALTGPQADAARSATYTVRYSVKGSEAPATTMTVPVGESVDSMRAPLGSTFVIEEVDLPSIEGITWGPWTITGDGVVDVGNGTFEVTPSSKAGVALTLTNTANPVTPPPSVPPTTPPPTVPPTVPPTPTTPPGVRTPPPGGLAVTGGEIGYGFLALAIALIAGGGIATGVAARRRARTDRV, translated from the coding sequence GTGCGTGCACGCAGAACGATGAGTGGCGACGAGATGTCGCCGCGACGGATCGAGAACGGAACCGGGGGCGTATCGCCGAGGCGACGCGTCGTCGCGATCGTGGTGGCGATGCTCATGGGCATCGCGGGTCTGCTCGGGGGTGCGCTGCCCGCCGCTGCCGCACCGACGGTGACCTACCCCGGTGCGATCTCGAACGTGGTGCTCGAGGGGCAGAACGGGGGCGGCCCGCTCGAGCAGTGGCAGACCGTGCGGATCTCGGGGGACTGGAGCGTGCCGGAGGGGGCGCACGCCGGGGAGACCTTCGGGATGACCCTGCCCGCCGAGTTCAGCCGCCAGTCCGCGGGCACGTTCGACATCCTCGACCCTGAGACGAACGAGGTCATGGCGACGTGTGTCGTCGCGGCCGGCCAGGGGCCTGAGATGGTGTGCACCCTCACCGACGCGGTCGAGGGCAAGGAAGACGTCGGAGGCGCCTTCTGGATGCAGGCCAGAGCATCGCAGTCCACGACGAACGAGACGGTCGATTTCGACCTGGGTGACACGATCGAGATCGTCGACCTCCCCGGAGACGGCGGCATCGTGCCCGCCAACCCCACGGAGCAGGCGAAGCCCTACAAGTTCGGTGGCCAGACCACGACCGACGGGCGGCTGAAGTGGGTCGTCGGTGTACCGAGCGGATATGTCACCGACGGATCCTTCACGATCGCCGACACCCTCGACGGCACCCACAGCGCCCACCACTACACGGGCGAGGTGCTGCTGCGACAGCAGGCGGTGGAGAACGGGCAGCTCGCAGGCGGGTGGACCGTTCTCGGTCCCGAGAGCTACCAGGCGGTGTTCGCGGACGACGGCGGGTCTTTCCGCTTCACGGCATCCGGGCTCCCGGCCGGCGGCTTCGCCTACGAGCTGATCTACTACACGCAGGCAGACGGGCCGGTGGCTCCGGGTGAGATCTTCGGCAACAAGGCGGTCGTGAACACCTTCGAGACGTCGGCCACGCACACCGTCACCGAGACCGGCGGAGGGGGCGGAACGGGTGTCGATTTCACCCGGTTCTCGATCACGAAGGCGCTCACCGGCCCGCAGGCCGATGCCGCACGGTCGGCCACCTACACGGTGAGATATTCCGTCAAGGGCTCCGAGGCTCCCGCAACGACGATGACCGTCCCGGTCGGCGAGTCCGTCGACAGCATGCGGGCGCCCCTCGGGTCGACCTTCGTGATCGAGGAGGTCGACCTGCCGAGTATCGAGGGCATCACGTGGGGGCCCTGGACGATCACCGGTGACGGCGTCGTCGACGTCGGCAACGGCACCTTCGAGGTCACGCCGTCATCGAAAGCGGGGGTGGCGCTGACGCTCACCAACACCGCGAATCCGGTGACGCCGCCGCCGTCCGTTCCGCCGACGACGCCCCCGCCGACGGTTCCGCCGACCGTTCCGCCGACCCCGACGACGCCTCCGGGCGTGCGGACTCCGCCTCCCGGCGGGCTGGCGGTGACCGGAGGCGAGATCGGGTACGGGTTCCTGGCCCTCGCGATCGCGCTGATCGCCGGTGGCGGCATCGCCACCGGAGTCGCGGCCCGGCGCCGTGCCCGCACTGATCGAGTCTGA
- a CDS encoding sensor histidine kinase codes for MSPSSRTVDPLVDPPPGQRQLARGITATWWYTFSAVVFLELFLVLVWALQALAVPEPGAGWIVVGVGGLVWWLSTIMLLWAYRHRVDAEPGIAWTRIAPPLLIAVVYGVIAGVVVDSWLLALMPVAQSVVLLNWPKGIRLRVVALMTALLIGAAFVDGARGAVQTEGPGWLAAFYAIVIPAMSVSSLWWWDVLVTLDRARASEARLAATQERLRVATDVHDLQGHHLQVIALQLELAERLLALDPDAALEQLRAARVSVDEARQGTRDLATRFRSVPLGDEVANARDLLAAAGIQVQAEIAPDADDAPSAALGPVIRETTTNVLRHGAGGHARLALGRAPEGWRYEVANDVGADAVVQPIGSGLDGVRRRISEAGGTLEIRDDEGEFVVVVTVPAARATSDERAMR; via the coding sequence ATGAGCCCCTCCTCCCGCACGGTCGATCCGCTCGTCGATCCCCCTCCCGGTCAGCGGCAGCTCGCCCGCGGCATCACTGCGACCTGGTGGTACACGTTCTCGGCCGTCGTCTTCCTCGAGCTGTTCCTCGTGCTCGTGTGGGCGCTGCAGGCACTGGCCGTTCCGGAGCCGGGAGCCGGGTGGATCGTCGTGGGCGTCGGAGGACTCGTCTGGTGGCTCTCGACGATCATGCTGCTGTGGGCGTATCGGCATCGCGTCGACGCCGAGCCCGGCATCGCCTGGACGCGCATCGCGCCGCCGCTGCTCATCGCGGTCGTCTACGGGGTGATCGCCGGGGTGGTGGTCGACAGCTGGCTGCTCGCGCTGATGCCGGTCGCGCAGTCCGTGGTGCTGCTCAACTGGCCCAAGGGCATCCGGCTGCGGGTCGTGGCGCTCATGACCGCCCTGCTGATCGGCGCCGCGTTCGTCGACGGCGCGAGGGGAGCGGTCCAGACGGAAGGGCCGGGGTGGCTCGCCGCGTTCTACGCGATCGTCATTCCGGCGATGTCGGTGAGTTCGCTCTGGTGGTGGGATGTTCTGGTCACCCTCGACCGGGCGCGGGCCTCGGAAGCCCGTCTCGCTGCGACCCAGGAGCGTCTGCGCGTCGCCACCGACGTGCACGACCTGCAGGGCCACCACCTGCAGGTGATCGCCCTGCAGCTCGAACTCGCCGAGCGCCTGCTGGCCCTCGATCCGGATGCCGCGCTCGAGCAGCTGCGTGCCGCACGGGTGAGCGTCGACGAGGCGCGACAGGGCACGCGCGATCTTGCGACGCGGTTCCGTTCGGTGCCCCTCGGCGACGAGGTGGCGAACGCCCGCGACCTGCTCGCGGCCGCCGGCATCCAGGTGCAGGCTGAGATCGCTCCCGATGCCGATGACGCGCCGTCCGCGGCGCTCGGCCCGGTGATCAGGGAGACCACGACGAATGTGCTGCGCCATGGAGCGGGCGGGCACGCGCGTCTCGCCCTGGGGCGCGCGCCCGAGGGCTGGCGGTACGAGGTGGCGAACGATGTCGGCGCGGATGCCGTGGTGCAGCCGATCGGCTCCGGGCTGGACGGCGTCAGGCGGCGCATCTCGGAGGCCGGCGGCACGCTGGAGATCCGTGATGATGAGGGTGAGTTCGTCGTCGTCGTGACCGTGCCCGCGGCGAGGGCGACATCGGACGAGAGGGCCATGCGATGA
- a CDS encoding response regulator transcription factor encodes MIRVLLADDEGMIRSALAALLRLEGDIEVVAECVDGEEALARALELKPDVCLLDLEMPGLDGVEVAEKLSRAIATRCVVVTRHARPGVLRRALASGVSGFLPKSRGADQVADVIRRVAAGARYVDPEIAADALSDERSPLTDRELDVLRAGRRGETTGQIARSLSLAPGTVRNHISAVLAKLGVGTRQQAVLMAEARGWI; translated from the coding sequence ATGATCCGGGTGCTGCTTGCCGACGACGAGGGGATGATCCGCTCCGCGCTGGCCGCGCTGCTGCGGCTCGAGGGCGACATCGAGGTCGTCGCCGAATGCGTCGACGGCGAGGAGGCGCTCGCCCGGGCGCTGGAGCTGAAGCCCGACGTGTGCCTGCTCGACCTCGAGATGCCGGGCCTCGACGGGGTCGAGGTGGCCGAGAAGCTCAGCAGGGCGATAGCGACGCGATGCGTGGTCGTCACCCGCCACGCACGTCCCGGAGTGCTGCGGCGGGCGCTCGCCTCGGGCGTCTCGGGGTTCCTGCCGAAGTCACGGGGCGCCGATCAGGTCGCCGACGTGATCCGCCGCGTCGCCGCGGGCGCGAGATACGTCGACCCCGAGATCGCCGCCGACGCGCTCAGCGACGAGCGCTCGCCGCTGACCGATCGTGAGCTCGACGTGCTGCGCGCGGGGCGCCGCGGCGAGACGACGGGGCAGATCGCTCGGAGCCTCTCGCTCGCCCCCGGCACGGTACGCAACCACATCTCCGCGGTGCTGGCGAAGCTCGGGGTCGGCACGCGGCAGCAGGCGGTGCTGATGGCCGAGGCTCGCGGCTGGATCTGA
- a CDS encoding cation transporter, which produces MSTLTITPERRARLQRRIRLIVAFTIVYNLIEAVVAIAAGSVASSAALIGFGLDSSIEVLSAAAVAWQFTRRDPERWEKPTLRVIAVAFFALAAYVTATSLWALIGGERPEHSTVGLVLTALSVAIMPVVSLAERRAGREIGSATAVADSMQTLICTYLSAAVLIGLALNSLFGWWWADAVAGLVIAVFAVREGLEAWRGDACATSVGMILENDHDDDGREHDHDHRHDHDHDHGHDDGHDGGHGHDGREHG; this is translated from the coding sequence ATGTCGACCCTCACGATCACCCCCGAGCGACGAGCACGGCTGCAGCGCCGCATCCGTCTCATCGTCGCGTTCACCATCGTCTACAACCTCATCGAAGCCGTCGTGGCGATCGCGGCAGGCTCCGTCGCCTCCTCCGCCGCCCTGATCGGCTTCGGGTTGGACTCGAGCATCGAGGTGCTCTCGGCCGCCGCCGTCGCGTGGCAGTTCACCCGCCGCGACCCCGAACGGTGGGAGAAGCCCACACTGCGAGTGATCGCGGTCGCGTTCTTCGCGCTCGCTGCGTATGTCACGGCGACCTCGCTGTGGGCGCTGATCGGCGGGGAACGACCGGAGCACAGCACGGTCGGTCTCGTGCTCACCGCTCTGAGCGTCGCGATCATGCCGGTCGTGTCGCTCGCCGAGCGGCGTGCGGGCCGCGAGATCGGCTCGGCCACCGCTGTCGCCGACTCGATGCAGACGCTGATCTGCACCTACCTGTCGGCTGCGGTGCTGATCGGCCTCGCGCTCAACAGTCTGTTCGGATGGTGGTGGGCGGATGCGGTCGCGGGACTCGTGATCGCGGTCTTCGCCGTGCGGGAGGGCCTGGAGGCTTGGCGCGGGGACGCGTGCGCCACCTCCGTCGGCATGATCCTCGAGAACGACCATGATGACGACGGCCGCGAGCACGACCACGACCACCGGCACGACCACGATCACGACCACGGGCACGACGACGGGCACGACGGCGGCCACGGCCACGACGGCCGCGAACACGGCTGA
- a CDS encoding ArsR/SmtB family transcription factor: MTLTASPTHTAAVARLGHALSDPTRAAILLALRETPAYPSDLADELGVSRQLLSNHLACLRGCGLVEGTPDGRRSRYQLADPHLAPALDELMRVMLIVEPDCCDSDGCTC, from the coding sequence GTGACGCTGACCGCCTCCCCCACCCACACCGCCGCCGTGGCTCGCCTCGGGCATGCCCTCTCGGATCCGACGAGGGCGGCGATCCTCCTGGCGCTCCGCGAGACTCCGGCCTACCCCTCCGATCTGGCCGACGAGCTCGGCGTCAGCCGCCAGCTCCTCTCGAATCATCTGGCGTGCCTGCGCGGATGCGGCCTCGTCGAGGGGACCCCCGACGGACGCCGCAGCCGCTATCAGCTCGCCGACCCGCACCTCGCCCCGGCACTGGACGAGCTGATGCGTGTGATGCTGATCGTCGAGCCCGACTGCTGCGACTCCGACGGATGCACCTGCTGA
- the treZ gene encoding malto-oligosyltrehalose trehalohydrolase, translated as MISVWAPRADSVRLRRLTPACVTISEHDLSREGQPDGWWSSDVAMAEGERYGFLLDGSSTLRPDPRSRRQPRGVHGPSALFDASRFEWTDGDWAGRELAGGVVYELHVGTFTPEGTLDSLIGRLDHLVALGVTHIELLPVNAFSGRWNWGYDGVLWYAVHEGYGGPAGYQRLVDAAHARGLAVIQDVVYNHLGPSGNYLPEFGPYLRDGEHNTSWGDSLDLSEPSVREYILENALMWLRDFHVDGLRLDAVHALHDEQTPHILQEMAERVDALAAELGRPLTLIAESDLNDPTLLLPRDEGGYGLTAQWSDDWHHAMHVALTGETEGYYADFAAPDAVKKVSQGGFFHDGTYSSFRDRPHGHPLPAEVPAWRLVTFTQDHDQIGNRAAGDRLSASLSTDRLAVAAVLTLTAPGTPMLFMGEEWGANTPWQFFTSHEEPELATATAEGRIAEFARMGWDPAQVPDPQDPQTFERSHLDWDELGRPHQARILDLHRRLIALRRELPDLTDPDLAHTQVTVMHQDAAPDARAYRLDRGDVSVLVNLTADDVEFDLAPDARVLLETTPVRVTTRTIALPSESAVIIGPAD; from the coding sequence ATGATCTCCGTCTGGGCGCCCCGCGCCGATTCCGTGCGGCTCCGTCGCCTCACCCCGGCCTGCGTGACCATCTCGGAGCACGATCTCAGCCGTGAGGGGCAGCCCGACGGCTGGTGGAGCTCCGATGTGGCCATGGCCGAAGGCGAGCGCTACGGATTCCTGCTCGACGGGAGCTCGACGCTGCGCCCCGACCCCCGGTCGCGTCGCCAGCCCCGGGGTGTGCACGGACCGTCTGCGCTCTTCGACGCGTCGCGGTTCGAGTGGACGGACGGCGACTGGGCGGGGCGCGAGCTCGCCGGTGGCGTCGTCTACGAGCTGCACGTGGGGACCTTCACCCCGGAGGGGACCCTCGACTCGCTGATCGGACGACTCGACCACCTCGTCGCCCTCGGTGTCACCCACATCGAGCTGCTGCCGGTGAACGCGTTCAGCGGACGGTGGAACTGGGGATACGACGGCGTGCTCTGGTACGCCGTGCACGAGGGATACGGTGGGCCCGCGGGCTACCAGCGCCTCGTCGATGCCGCGCACGCCCGGGGGCTCGCGGTGATCCAGGACGTCGTCTACAACCACCTCGGTCCGAGCGGCAACTATCTTCCCGAGTTCGGCCCCTACCTGCGCGACGGCGAGCACAACACGTCGTGGGGGGATTCGCTGGATCTGAGCGAGCCGAGCGTGCGCGAGTACATCCTCGAGAACGCGCTGATGTGGCTGCGCGACTTCCACGTCGACGGTCTGCGCCTCGATGCCGTGCACGCGCTGCACGACGAGCAGACCCCGCACATCCTCCAGGAGATGGCGGAACGCGTCGATGCTCTCGCCGCCGAGCTCGGCCGACCGCTCACCCTCATCGCGGAGTCCGATCTGAACGACCCCACCCTCCTCCTGCCCAGGGACGAAGGAGGATACGGGCTCACCGCGCAGTGGTCTGACGACTGGCACCACGCGATGCACGTCGCCCTCACCGGGGAGACCGAGGGCTACTACGCCGATTTCGCGGCCCCGGATGCCGTGAAGAAGGTGTCACAGGGCGGCTTCTTCCACGATGGCACCTACTCGTCGTTCCGCGACCGCCCGCACGGGCATCCGCTGCCGGCCGAGGTGCCGGCCTGGCGCCTGGTCACCTTCACGCAGGACCACGATCAGATCGGGAACCGGGCCGCGGGCGACCGCCTCTCGGCATCGTTGTCGACCGACCGTCTGGCCGTCGCCGCGGTGCTCACCCTGACCGCACCGGGCACGCCGATGCTGTTCATGGGCGAGGAATGGGGGGCGAACACCCCCTGGCAGTTCTTCACCTCGCACGAGGAGCCGGAGCTCGCCACGGCGACCGCCGAGGGGCGCATCGCCGAGTTCGCGCGCATGGGGTGGGACCCCGCCCAGGTGCCCGACCCGCAGGATCCGCAGACCTTCGAGCGCTCGCACCTCGACTGGGACGAGCTCGGCCGCCCCCACCAGGCACGCATCCTCGATCTCCATCGACGGCTGATCGCACTGCGACGAGAACTGCCCGATCTCACCGACCCCGATCTCGCGCACACGCAGGTGACCGTGATGCACCAGGACGCCGCACCCGATGCCCGCGCGTACCGCCTCGACCGGGGCGACGTGTCGGTGCTGGTGAACCTGACCGCCGACGACGTCGAATTCGACCTCGCACCCGACGCCCGGGTGCTGCTCGAGACGACGCCGGTGCGCGTGACCACGCGGACCATCGCGCTCCCCTCCGAGTCGGCGGTGATCATCGGGCCGGCCGACTGA
- the treY gene encoding malto-oligosyltrehalose synthase: MTRRPLSTYRLQIRQGFTLDDAAEAAGYLADLGASWAYLSPLLAAVPGSDHGYDVVDHSRVDPERGGPEGLTRFAAAARAAGLGILVDIVPNHVGVALPRANHWWWDLLRLGTSSRHAIAFDIDRRMSAGRVRLPILGSSPAEVLAAGEITIDTTPADDAPDGTLHYFDHVLPLAPGTADLADDLPALLDAQHYELRFWEDQNTELDYRRFFAVSELAGIRVEIPDVFEESHREIVRWITEGLADGLRVDHPDGLVDPGAYLERLADATGAAYTVVEKILEPGEELPSWWRTDGTTGYDALVEFDRVLIDGDGVRALDDLDARLREDSGLPEAESWQDLIHSTKRMIADELLRSEVRRLVRALPFGVVDAEEALAEIVASFPVYRAYLPAGHEHLQHALDDAAARRPDLATAIAELAPLLFDTGLEIAERFPQVTGAVMAKGVEDTAFYRHTRLGTLTEVGGDPSIASITVDAFHDAQRARLASWPHSLTALSTHDTKRSEDVRARLSVLAEMPERWAEVLTQLRGIASTGHGPLDALLWQAAVGAWPITAERMSQYGLKAAREAAESTAWQHPDEDFEKGVIAIAQATEGPARPLLDAFVAEIVDAGRVNSLSAKLLQLTAPGVPDVYQGTELWDHSLVDPDNRRPVDFGARADLLRRVDEEAARGILPPVDDSGAAKMLVVSRALRLRRDHDELFDGYRPGTVAGEASAHAVAVDRGGVLAVATRLPVGLAARGGWGDTVLLRREIPATDVLTGRRIAAGPVHLSELLDTYPVALLVEDR, encoded by the coding sequence ATGACGCGACGACCTCTCTCGACGTACCGGCTGCAGATCCGACAGGGCTTCACCCTCGACGATGCGGCGGAGGCGGCGGGGTACCTCGCCGACCTCGGCGCGTCGTGGGCGTATCTGTCGCCGCTGCTCGCGGCGGTGCCCGGATCCGATCACGGGTACGACGTGGTCGATCACTCGCGGGTCGATCCGGAGCGCGGAGGCCCCGAGGGCCTGACGCGATTCGCCGCTGCGGCACGCGCCGCCGGGCTCGGCATCCTCGTCGACATCGTGCCGAACCACGTCGGCGTCGCGCTGCCGCGCGCGAACCACTGGTGGTGGGATCTGCTGCGCCTCGGCACCTCGTCGCGGCACGCGATCGCCTTCGACATCGACCGGCGGATGTCGGCGGGCCGGGTACGGCTGCCGATCCTCGGATCCTCGCCCGCCGAGGTGCTCGCCGCCGGCGAGATCACGATCGACACGACACCCGCAGACGACGCCCCCGACGGCACGCTGCACTACTTCGACCACGTGCTCCCGCTGGCCCCCGGCACGGCCGACCTCGCGGACGATCTTCCCGCTCTGCTGGACGCCCAGCACTACGAGCTGCGCTTCTGGGAGGACCAGAACACCGAGCTCGACTACCGCCGCTTCTTCGCGGTCTCCGAGCTCGCCGGCATCCGTGTCGAGATCCCCGACGTCTTCGAGGAATCCCACCGCGAGATCGTGCGGTGGATCACCGAGGGTCTGGCGGACGGCCTGCGGGTGGACCACCCCGACGGGCTCGTCGACCCCGGCGCCTACCTGGAGCGCCTCGCGGATGCGACCGGCGCGGCCTATACGGTCGTCGAGAAGATCCTCGAGCCCGGTGAGGAGCTGCCCTCGTGGTGGCGCACCGACGGCACCACCGGGTATGACGCCCTCGTCGAGTTCGATCGCGTGCTGATCGACGGCGACGGCGTGCGCGCGCTCGACGACCTCGACGCACGCCTGCGCGAGGACTCCGGCCTCCCGGAGGCCGAGTCCTGGCAGGATCTCATCCATTCGACCAAGCGGATGATCGCCGACGAACTGCTGCGGTCCGAGGTGCGTCGCCTGGTCCGCGCCCTGCCGTTCGGGGTCGTGGATGCCGAGGAGGCGCTGGCCGAGATCGTCGCGAGCTTCCCCGTGTACCGCGCGTACCTGCCTGCCGGGCACGAGCATCTGCAGCATGCGCTCGACGATGCCGCCGCGCGACGGCCCGACCTGGCGACCGCGATCGCGGAGCTCGCTCCGCTTCTCTTCGACACCGGCCTCGAGATCGCCGAACGCTTCCCGCAGGTCACCGGCGCCGTGATGGCGAAGGGCGTCGAAGACACGGCGTTCTATCGGCACACGCGCCTCGGCACGCTCACCGAGGTCGGGGGCGATCCGTCGATCGCCTCGATCACGGTCGACGCCTTCCACGACGCCCAGCGCGCGCGACTCGCCTCGTGGCCGCACTCGCTGACGGCACTGTCGACCCATGACACGAAGCGCTCGGAGGATGTCAGGGCGCGACTCTCGGTGCTCGCCGAGATGCCGGAGCGTTGGGCCGAGGTCCTCACCCAGCTGCGCGGCATCGCCTCGACCGGGCACGGCCCCCTCGACGCTCTGCTCTGGCAGGCGGCGGTCGGTGCCTGGCCGATCACGGCCGAGCGGATGAGCCAGTACGGGCTCAAGGCCGCCCGAGAGGCTGCGGAATCCACCGCCTGGCAGCATCCGGATGAGGACTTCGAGAAGGGGGTCATCGCGATCGCGCAGGCCACCGAGGGGCCCGCACGCCCGCTGCTCGACGCCTTCGTGGCCGAGATCGTCGACGCCGGACGGGTGAACTCCCTCTCCGCGAAGCTCCTGCAGCTCACGGCCCCCGGCGTGCCGGACGTATACCAGGGCACCGAGCTGTGGGACCACTCGCTCGTCGATCCGGACAATCGGCGGCCCGTGGACTTCGGTGCGCGCGCCGACCTGCTGCGTCGTGTGGACGAGGAGGCCGCGCGCGGCATCCTCCCCCCGGTCGACGATTCCGGTGCCGCGAAGATGCTGGTCGTGTCGCGCGCGCTGCGCCTGCGACGCGACCACGATGAGCTCTTCGACGGCTACCGCCCCGGCACGGTGGCCGGCGAGGCGTCCGCGCACGCCGTCGCCGTCGATCGCGGTGGCGTCCTCGCCGTCGCGACCCGCCTTCCCGTCGGCCTCGCCGCCCGCGGCGGGTGGGGCGACACGGTGCTGCTGCGACGTGAGATCCCGGCGACCGACGTGCTCACGGGGCGCCGGATCGCCGCCGGTCCCGTGCACCTGTCGGAACTTCTCGACACCTATCCCGTCGCCCTGCTGGTGGAGGACCGATGA